A region of Thermoplasmataceae archaeon DNA encodes the following proteins:
- the glnA gene encoding type I glutamate--ammonia ligase, which yields MEDLIKDVLSRIKADEIKFLQMQFTDILGMVKTLTVPMNRFESALSEGVVFDGSSVAGYAQIEESDMRAVPDLSTYSIIPETPDHVKSARFICKIITPKGERFPGDPRYVLEKVVEKIQKRHMDFFVGPEFEFFIFRRDQNGNPTNNPSDNAGYFDSTPMDKASEIRQEILLILHSMGYRPEAAHHEVAYGQQEIDLRYDKALVMADRVAMLKNIIKNVALRHGLYATFMPKPINGVNGTGMHVHQSIMASDESVNLFYEKGAKYEISDLGMHYMGGLLKNIQGASAIMASWVNSYKRLIPGYEAPVYISWANKNRSALVRVPAGEGMRKRMELRCPDSAGNPYLQFAAMLAMGIDGIDHRIEPPDPVEKDIFHMTQEERTNEGIVSMPESLGEALHHFRNSKIMKETLGEHIFDNFITVKQREWDSFRSYVTEWEINRYLPLL from the coding sequence ATGGAAGATCTTATAAAAGATGTTCTGAGCCGGATAAAAGCGGATGAGATTAAGTTTCTGCAGATGCAGTTCACGGACATTCTCGGCATGGTAAAAACCCTCACCGTGCCTATGAACAGGTTTGAGAGCGCTCTGAGTGAAGGAGTTGTCTTTGATGGGAGTTCAGTTGCTGGATATGCACAGATTGAGGAATCTGATATGAGGGCAGTACCAGATCTTTCTACATATTCCATCATACCGGAAACACCGGATCATGTCAAATCGGCAAGATTCATCTGCAAGATCATCACACCAAAGGGCGAAAGATTTCCGGGAGATCCCAGATATGTGCTTGAGAAAGTTGTGGAAAAAATACAGAAACGGCACATGGACTTTTTTGTTGGACCTGAGTTTGAGTTCTTTATTTTCAGGAGGGACCAGAATGGAAACCCTACGAACAATCCCAGTGATAACGCAGGTTACTTTGACAGTACCCCAATGGATAAGGCTAGTGAGATAAGGCAGGAGATTCTGCTCATACTTCATTCCATGGGTTACAGACCAGAGGCAGCGCATCATGAGGTGGCTTACGGACAGCAGGAGATAGATCTCCGTTATGATAAGGCGCTGGTTATGGCTGACCGAGTCGCTATGCTGAAGAACATAATCAAAAACGTCGCCCTCAGGCACGGCCTTTACGCGACGTTCATGCCAAAGCCTATAAATGGCGTGAACGGAACAGGAATGCACGTACACCAAAGCATCATGGCAAGCGATGAGTCTGTAAACCTTTTCTATGAGAAGGGTGCTAAATATGAGATCAGTGATCTTGGAATGCACTATATGGGCGGGTTGCTCAAGAACATACAGGGAGCATCTGCCATAATGGCTTCCTGGGTTAACTCGTATAAAAGGCTGATACCTGGATATGAAGCGCCTGTTTACATATCATGGGCAAACAAGAACAGGAGTGCACTCGTTAGGGTACCCGCAGGTGAAGGAATGAGAAAGAGAATGGAGCTTAGATGCCCGGATTCCGCTGGAAATCCTTATCTGCAGTTTGCTGCTATGCTTGCCATGGGGATTGACGGGATAGATCACAGAATTGAACCCCCTGATCCCGTAGAAAAGGACATTTTCCACATGACACAGGAAGAGAGAACAAATGAAGGCATTGTATCGATGCCAGAGAGCTTGGGGGAAGCACTTCACCACTTTAGAAACAGTAAAATAATGAAGGAAACTCTGGGTGAGCATATCTTTGACAACTTCATTACTGTGAAACAGAGAGAGTGGGACAGTTTCAGGTCATATGTGACCGAGTGGGAAATAAATCGCTATCTTCCGCTATTGTGA
- a CDS encoding NUDIX domain-containing protein: MLRTGSAAVSLITDSKSILFIKRKDREDDPWSGNIALPGGFLKKGETPEEAAIRETLEETSVSINEGQITARMGIMHSKANPKISIYPIAFSLENFPAYSPGDEVAEVRLIGIKDLEYSSGPESHGAAYVNEGWVIWGLTYRIIRKYFGLD; the protein is encoded by the coding sequence TTGCTACGTACAGGATCTGCTGCTGTATCTCTTATCACGGATTCTAAATCAATACTCTTCATAAAGAGGAAAGACAGGGAAGACGACCCATGGTCTGGAAATATAGCTCTGCCTGGAGGGTTTCTTAAAAAAGGAGAGACGCCGGAAGAGGCCGCTATCCGCGAGACTCTTGAGGAAACTTCTGTAAGTATAAACGAAGGGCAGATTACAGCCCGCATGGGTATCATGCACAGCAAGGCGAATCCCAAAATATCAATCTACCCAATCGCTTTCTCCCTGGAAAATTTTCCGGCCTACAGTCCCGGAGATGAAGTTGCGGAAGTTCGTCTGATAGGGATCAAGGATCTTGAATATTCATCTGGCCCTGAAAGTCATGGCGCCGCATACGTAAACGAAGGATGGGTAATATGGGGTCTGACATATAGAATAATCAGGAAATATTTCGGGCTTGATTGA
- a CDS encoding valine--tRNA ligase — MDLDIASMEAKWRKVWENSEVYSYKFREDYKKRKFYWIDTPPPTVSGKMHMGHAFSYTHQDIIARYRRMKGYTVFYPWGFDDNGLPTERFTEKTIGMRAEKMPLGEFIEAAKRVSLDSEKRLLDSFSRIGLSADFRNYYTSVSDDSKRISQRMFLDLVKKGRSYRKEGAIIYCTTCHTAISQIEMKDAEVTTDFVYIRFRTDAGPMVVATTRPEMLASCVAIFVNQADGRFSAFVGKEATVPLYGQKVRIYADDAVDMNKGTGAEMVCTFGDQNDLELWKKYNFGLRIIVRNDGRIEDSGLLNGLTVQEARKKIMGVLQSEGLVEKIERVKHSVNTHERCGTPIEISIGKQWFVRYLDMKDQLIEAGRKVKWHPDHMRIRYETWVNGLKWDWCISRQRFYGVPFPVWYCKRCGETIFANEDMLPVDPRLGYSGLRCHKCGSEDLQPETDIMDTWATSSLSPRLSTEKDGVFDMIDEMDIRFQGHDIITAWAFTTMVRSLIHDSRIPWSNIYVSGNVNDPYGQKMSKSKGNISEPEDFISQFGADAVRYWSSTALPGEDIKIKEQEYVRGKRTVIKLHNATKLVRMLSGEIGGTDFSYPIYPVNRWIISKISDVAKSVGDYLNQYEIAKARSILDDFFWNVFCDNYLEIIKGRLNSITKNNGDIREIEDTVRVARYSMYAILRLYAPFMPYIAEESYHDLSGLPEEVSIHNQSTTDLDQLEPYLDESAEFDYISEVLSRIRAFKSSMKLSLSAPLSLIILGGTRSTIEAHQDIIRDVMKIDTLNVKDSNEITVTLPD, encoded by the coding sequence ATGGATCTGGACATTGCCTCCATGGAAGCAAAATGGAGAAAGGTGTGGGAAAATTCAGAGGTATATTCATACAAATTCAGGGAAGATTACAAAAAGAGAAAATTTTACTGGATTGATACGCCACCACCCACGGTAAGCGGGAAGATGCACATGGGGCATGCCTTTTCCTATACACATCAGGACATAATTGCAAGATACAGAAGAATGAAAGGATACACAGTCTTCTATCCGTGGGGATTTGACGACAATGGCCTCCCAACTGAGAGATTTACAGAAAAGACCATTGGCATGAGAGCTGAAAAAATGCCCCTTGGAGAGTTTATCGAAGCTGCAAAGAGGGTGAGTCTTGACTCTGAGAAGAGACTTCTGGATTCCTTCTCAAGGATCGGCCTTAGTGCCGATTTCAGGAACTATTATACTTCAGTTTCAGATGATTCCAAGAGAATTTCACAGAGAATGTTTCTTGACCTTGTAAAAAAAGGACGTTCCTATAGGAAAGAGGGTGCAATAATATACTGCACAACATGCCACACAGCAATATCGCAGATCGAAATGAAGGATGCTGAGGTAACGACCGATTTTGTCTATATAAGATTCAGAACCGATGCTGGACCCATGGTTGTCGCCACCACAAGACCTGAAATGTTGGCTTCATGTGTTGCGATATTCGTAAATCAAGCAGACGGAAGATTCTCTGCTTTCGTTGGAAAAGAAGCTACCGTGCCTTTATACGGCCAGAAAGTGAGAATTTACGCAGATGATGCTGTGGATATGAACAAAGGTACCGGTGCCGAAATGGTCTGCACTTTTGGGGACCAGAATGACCTTGAACTGTGGAAAAAATATAATTTCGGCCTCAGAATCATTGTGAGGAACGATGGCCGAATTGAAGATTCCGGGCTGCTTAATGGGCTAACAGTCCAGGAAGCAAGGAAGAAGATCATGGGCGTCCTGCAATCCGAGGGGCTGGTCGAGAAGATTGAACGGGTGAAGCATTCCGTCAACACCCATGAAAGATGCGGAACTCCAATTGAAATTTCCATCGGGAAGCAGTGGTTTGTGCGGTACCTGGACATGAAAGACCAGCTAATTGAAGCTGGCAGGAAGGTTAAATGGCACCCTGATCACATGAGAATCAGGTATGAGACGTGGGTAAACGGCCTGAAATGGGACTGGTGTATTTCAAGGCAGAGATTCTACGGTGTTCCGTTCCCCGTATGGTACTGCAAAAGGTGCGGCGAGACCATATTTGCCAATGAGGATATGCTACCAGTTGATCCTAGACTCGGATATTCCGGATTAAGATGCCATAAGTGTGGATCCGAAGACCTGCAGCCGGAGACCGACATAATGGATACATGGGCAACATCATCGCTCTCGCCAAGGCTTTCTACGGAGAAAGATGGTGTATTTGACATGATAGACGAAATGGACATAAGATTTCAGGGGCATGACATTATCACGGCCTGGGCCTTCACAACCATGGTCAGGTCTCTAATACATGACTCCAGAATACCCTGGAGCAACATCTATGTCAGCGGTAATGTAAATGACCCTTATGGACAGAAGATGAGCAAAAGTAAGGGAAATATCTCCGAGCCGGAAGATTTCATATCTCAATTCGGGGCAGATGCTGTAAGGTACTGGAGTTCGACGGCACTGCCGGGAGAAGATATTAAGATTAAGGAACAGGAATATGTAAGGGGGAAGAGAACGGTAATCAAGCTACACAATGCTACCAAGCTTGTCAGGATGCTGTCTGGAGAAATTGGCGGAACAGACTTTTCCTACCCAATATATCCGGTGAACCGGTGGATAATCTCGAAGATTTCAGATGTTGCGAAGAGTGTGGGGGATTATCTGAATCAATATGAGATCGCTAAGGCGAGGTCAATCTTGGACGATTTCTTCTGGAACGTATTCTGCGACAACTATCTTGAGATCATAAAGGGAAGACTAAATTCCATTACAAAGAATAATGGAGATATCCGTGAGATCGAGGATACTGTAAGGGTTGCAAGATATTCCATGTACGCAATCCTCAGGCTCTACGCACCTTTCATGCCTTACATCGCGGAAGAATCTTATCATGATCTTTCGGGACTACCGGAAGAAGTAAGCATTCACAACCAGTCCACCACGGATCTGGATCAATTGGAACCTTACCTTGATGAATCTGCAGAGTTTGATTACATTTCCGAAGTTTTGTCCAGGATAAGAGCCTTCAAGAGCTCTATGAAGCTTTCGCTTTCTGCGCCTCTTTCCCTAATCATACTTGGCGGAACAAGATCAACCATAGAGGCACACCAAGACATCATAAGAGATGTCATGAAGATCGACACTCTTAACGTCAAGGATTCTAACGAAATCACCGTTACCTTACCAGACTGA
- a CDS encoding DUF1805 domain-containing protein, which translates to MFRFETVNIRGKEYEFFSYSVGTAPLLILRGTKGYAMCGYLNLEAAEKLGDTAVRVTGVKDLETLLKANVVGVTSKARSMGLSEGQKVDEIISLL; encoded by the coding sequence ATGTTCAGGTTCGAGACTGTAAACATAAGGGGCAAAGAGTATGAATTCTTCTCCTACTCTGTGGGGACTGCGCCGCTACTCATACTGAGGGGTACGAAAGGATATGCAATGTGCGGGTACCTCAATCTTGAAGCCGCTGAAAAACTTGGCGATACCGCTGTGAGGGTTACAGGGGTGAAAGACCTGGAAACACTTCTTAAAGCCAATGTGGTTGGAGTTACAAGCAAAGCACGGTCAATGGGTCTTAGTGAAGGGCAGAAAGTTGACGAGATAATCTCACTTCTTTAG
- a CDS encoding metal-binding protein, which produces MPESYAERVISFDRISISRPEITGKSIRGKISVTSDNLTESFTIIFTYSESMKLDERIAGLILTMPAINFTYFARELHLDFPITEEDRSLLETFLKVNAREIFINKICRRRYEFIRKEYIPGEEDINEHNADGITVLIAGTTRKRYDVHPVPGNAVVLSSGGKESLLSYGMMKEIGSRVFSFFFNESGGHWITAKTSYDYFSSHFPDTVKVWSNVDRFYKFMQRRVRILDQMAITRWADTYPIQLFIFPVYVFSLLPIVINHGISTILLGDEFDDPRDMPDFHGMKHYFGVFDQSTDFNRIMSDYLKKIGINAVLTSVVYPVFGNVVERILVNRYPELFSLQRSCHSCHYENGKIVPCGKCSKCLGILMFVHSAGGDPADICYGKISDDDLRERVESVRMRLDTDEMAYLRKLVIEHGNPTKSHVTGIHLLDVEKSPGQLIPIEFRNGIMKIISQYSSGIFELRNGEWAEKT; this is translated from the coding sequence ATGCCCGAGAGCTATGCTGAAAGGGTAATAAGTTTTGACCGTATCTCGATCTCTAGGCCTGAGATCACAGGTAAGAGCATAAGAGGCAAAATCTCAGTTACGTCTGACAATTTGACGGAATCGTTTACCATTATTTTCACGTATTCAGAATCAATGAAATTGGATGAAAGAATTGCAGGGCTCATCCTCACAATGCCTGCGATAAATTTCACATATTTTGCCAGAGAACTTCACCTCGACTTCCCCATAACAGAAGAGGACAGGAGCCTTCTGGAAACCTTTCTCAAGGTCAATGCAAGGGAAATATTCATAAACAAAATATGCCGCAGGAGATATGAATTCATCCGGAAAGAATATATTCCCGGAGAAGAGGATATCAATGAACACAATGCAGACGGCATAACGGTTCTCATTGCTGGCACCACCAGAAAGCGATACGATGTCCACCCTGTGCCTGGAAATGCGGTAGTACTATCTTCCGGTGGCAAGGAAAGCCTCCTCAGCTACGGAATGATGAAGGAGATAGGTTCACGGGTCTTCTCTTTCTTCTTCAACGAATCCGGCGGACATTGGATAACGGCGAAGACATCATACGATTATTTCTCCAGTCACTTTCCGGACACCGTAAAGGTATGGTCAAACGTGGATCGCTTTTACAAGTTCATGCAGAGGCGGGTGAGGATCCTTGACCAAATGGCAATCACAAGATGGGCAGACACATACCCTATTCAACTGTTCATATTTCCGGTTTACGTCTTCTCCCTACTACCCATTGTCATAAATCATGGCATATCCACTATATTGCTCGGGGATGAGTTTGATGATCCTAGGGACATGCCAGATTTTCACGGTATGAAGCATTATTTTGGTGTTTTCGATCAGAGTACTGACTTCAACCGTATTATGAGTGATTATCTCAAAAAGATTGGCATAAATGCTGTACTGACATCAGTGGTATACCCAGTTTTTGGCAATGTTGTTGAAAGGATACTTGTCAACAGGTATCCGGAACTCTTTTCCCTGCAGAGATCTTGTCATTCATGTCACTATGAAAATGGAAAAATAGTTCCTTGCGGGAAATGTTCAAAATGTCTCGGAATTCTTATGTTTGTGCATAGTGCTGGTGGGGATCCTGCCGACATTTGCTATGGCAAAATTTCTGATGATGACCTCAGGGAGCGTGTAGAATCAGTCAGGATGCGCCTCGACACTGACGAAATGGCATACTTGAGGAAACTGGTTATTGAGCACGGCAATCCAACAAAGAGTCACGTTACGGGCATTCACCTTCTGGATGTGGAAAAGAGTCCGGGTCAACTCATTCCAATTGAATTCAGGAATGGCATAATGAAAATTATCTCGCAATATAGTTCAGGCATTTTTGAACTCAGAAATGGTGAATGGGCGGAGAAAACATGA
- a CDS encoding D-aminoacyl-tRNA deacylase, which produces MTLIIASKEDPASSSMGDFLVRNYNFMPKESVTDEFIMSDFLLKFIEQKHLYYEGMDEDAKRSGNSTGIIILSKHSSAADIKSLTVHPTGNFGDAQLGGSPGMLSMTDPIAMTEALRNIRNNYKGNAFSVTFEATHHGPFIRTPNYFVEIGTTKDQWEDRGALKAVCDSILQRRGNKFRNYVGIGGGHYMPKITTYALENNVNIGHMIPKYQSEVVNSDIIRQAVSMTPECAGFIMDRKGMKANIREMVSSIARDQNLEIIEI; this is translated from the coding sequence GTGACCCTGATCATTGCCTCGAAAGAGGACCCGGCCAGTTCTTCTATGGGCGATTTCCTGGTTCGGAATTATAATTTTATGCCAAAAGAAAGCGTAACTGATGAATTTATAATGAGCGATTTCCTTCTCAAGTTCATCGAACAGAAACACCTCTATTATGAGGGTATGGATGAAGATGCTAAGAGATCAGGAAATTCTACCGGCATAATCATTCTTTCCAAACATTCCTCGGCCGCCGACATAAAGTCACTTACCGTCCATCCAACAGGAAATTTCGGCGATGCACAGCTCGGTGGATCCCCGGGAATGCTCTCCATGACAGATCCCATTGCAATGACCGAAGCGTTAAGGAATATAAGAAATAACTACAAAGGAAACGCATTTTCCGTGACCTTTGAGGCAACACATCACGGACCTTTTATTAGAACCCCGAATTATTTCGTAGAGATTGGCACGACCAAGGATCAGTGGGAAGATCGTGGCGCGCTGAAAGCAGTATGTGACTCGATTCTTCAAAGGCGGGGAAACAAATTCAGGAACTACGTAGGTATTGGAGGGGGGCACTACATGCCTAAGATAACAACCTATGCGCTGGAAAATAATGTCAACATTGGGCATATGATTCCCAAATATCAGAGCGAAGTAGTAAATTCCGATATAATCAGGCAGGCTGTATCCATGACGCCAGAATGTGCCGGGTTTATCATGGATCGAAAGGGCATGAAAGCAAACATCAGGGAAATGGTTTCCAGTATAGCCAGGGATCAGAACCTGGAAATAATTGAAATATAA
- a CDS encoding DUF1611 domain-containing protein: MGNAVILAEGVYSTTYGKTANGLIRYSKRYRIVSVIDSKYAGKDAGAVLTGRNNGIPIISTLTEARKTGADTLIVGAATDGGFLPNEYRPFIAEALRSGMDVVSGLHEFISDDAEFSKIAGESKSSIIDVRKMFRDRKDPFTGGISEVSAFRIAVLGTDSAIGKRTTAIILNNQLNAIGRKSVMIGTGQTSWMQGFPYTVVVDSMINDFIPGGLESVTLEAWRKEKPEFMFIEGQGSVLHPAYPGSFEIIGACRPDAIILQHAPARHFFDGFESFPIPDLSKYITILELLSDRKVIAISLNRENLTDSQVEEEILRLEKRYGIPVFDPLGSTDKVISRILAR, translated from the coding sequence ATGGGTAACGCAGTAATTCTGGCTGAGGGGGTATATTCAACCACCTACGGGAAAACAGCAAACGGTCTCATTCGGTATAGCAAAAGATACAGGATCGTATCGGTCATCGACTCTAAATACGCAGGAAAGGATGCCGGGGCTGTTCTTACCGGCAGGAATAACGGCATCCCCATAATCTCAACCCTCACTGAAGCTAGGAAGACAGGTGCAGATACGCTCATAGTTGGAGCTGCAACCGACGGGGGGTTCCTTCCAAATGAATACAGACCATTTATTGCTGAAGCCCTTAGGTCTGGGATGGATGTGGTGTCTGGACTTCACGAGTTCATATCGGATGACGCTGAATTTTCCAAGATTGCTGGAGAATCAAAATCCAGTATTATCGACGTAAGGAAAATGTTCAGGGATCGCAAGGATCCATTCACTGGAGGGATCTCAGAGGTATCAGCTTTCAGGATCGCGGTATTGGGCACTGACAGCGCAATAGGAAAAAGAACCACTGCCATTATACTTAACAACCAGCTTAACGCCATCGGGAGAAAGTCAGTTATGATCGGAACTGGGCAGACATCCTGGATGCAGGGTTTCCCATATACTGTAGTTGTAGATTCAATGATAAATGATTTTATTCCAGGCGGCTTGGAAAGCGTAACTCTGGAAGCTTGGAGAAAGGAGAAACCAGAATTTATGTTTATTGAAGGGCAGGGGTCAGTCCTGCATCCAGCTTATCCAGGAAGTTTTGAGATCATTGGGGCGTGCAGACCCGATGCTATAATTCTCCAACACGCACCAGCAAGGCACTTTTTTGACGGCTTCGAGAGTTTTCCTATTCCCGATCTTTCAAAATACATAACCATACTGGAACTTCTTTCAGACAGAAAAGTTATTGCAATTTCCTTGAACAGGGAGAATCTGACGGATTCTCAGGTCGAAGAAGAAATATTACGCCTGGAAAAGCGTTATGGCATCCCGGTTTTTGATCCACTGGGATCTACTGATAAGGTAATATCAAGGATCCTGGCGAGATAG
- a CDS encoding kinase, which yields MSPVPTRLVSYSPLRISFGGGGTDISPFIEKYGSAVLNTTIDRGVMVRYVKDDFPLEISSRDFVKSYLISHEQRTAKSVSENIMNLFVSRKIESGRVIMNSDVPPGSGLGSSSALTTAVIGLIDSLTGKRKSPIELANESFLTERDLLGVTLGRQDPYAISVGGFKFMEFDGDKVKIEKFNAGTSFLNTLENSILLVYTGKTRESSAALAEQVEKAKIGEGNTIARLLYLKELAYDMRDAVRQEDVHALASLINRGWEIKKSLGKNVSNDRIERIEKRAFASGAEAVRLLGGGSQGFVLALANEGKLEKLQEAMVKSSRFVVRVSFDPMGTRVIDGQ from the coding sequence ATGTCACCAGTTCCTACGAGACTTGTATCTTACAGCCCGCTGAGAATCAGCTTCGGCGGTGGTGGCACTGATATCAGCCCCTTCATTGAAAAATACGGATCTGCTGTCCTGAACACTACCATAGACCGTGGCGTGATGGTCAGATATGTAAAGGATGATTTTCCACTTGAAATCTCGTCCAGAGACTTCGTCAAAAGCTACCTCATAAGTCATGAGCAGAGAACTGCAAAGAGCGTGTCCGAAAATATCATGAACCTTTTCGTTTCGAGAAAAATAGAGTCCGGAAGGGTTATAATGAACAGTGATGTCCCCCCCGGCTCTGGACTGGGTTCATCAAGTGCGCTTACCACAGCTGTAATTGGGCTGATTGATTCTCTCACTGGTAAAAGGAAGAGCCCCATTGAGCTTGCCAATGAATCTTTCCTGACCGAGAGAGACCTGCTAGGCGTTACCCTTGGAAGACAGGATCCCTATGCGATCTCTGTAGGAGGCTTCAAATTCATGGAATTTGACGGTGATAAGGTGAAGATTGAGAAATTCAATGCCGGAACATCTTTCCTGAATACGCTTGAAAATAGTATCCTTCTCGTATATACTGGCAAGACAAGGGAAAGTTCAGCTGCCCTTGCAGAACAAGTGGAAAAGGCAAAAATTGGGGAAGGGAATACGATTGCCAGACTCCTCTATTTGAAGGAGCTAGCATATGATATGAGAGATGCCGTCAGGCAGGAAGATGTCCATGCACTTGCTTCACTAATAAACAGAGGGTGGGAAATAAAAAAGTCCCTAGGAAAAAACGTATCAAATGACAGAATCGAAAGGATAGAGAAAAGAGCATTTGCCTCAGGTGCAGAGGCTGTAAGGCTCCTTGGAGGTGGCTCGCAGGGATTTGTTCTGGCGCTTGCTAATGAGGGAAAACTTGAGAAATTGCAGGAGGCCATGGTGAAGTCGTCACGATTCGTTGTGAGGGTATCTTTTGATCCGATGGGAACGAGAGTGATCGACGGGCAGTGA
- a CDS encoding pyridoxal-phosphate dependent enzyme has translation MEEFCEEEEPPGSTPFLRAVNLERNLRLKKFFIKFEGANATGSQKDRISKLHVLRAKRLGYRTISLATCGNYGASISYYAKLYGLNSVVAMPQDYSHERAGEILANGSEVLELSGKYEDTVSAMRDMANDNAWYDSSPGSANSDLDIMGYEKIAYEIVQQLGHSPKYLAIPVGNGTTLSGVFNGFVKMYNHGSIDSLPALIASSTANGNPIVYSWKRQIKRVVDLNPSILRESSVNEPLISYKAFDGQKALNAIYRSKGYAEYVTDEEMIRYARTIEMTESVQALPASASTLAAAVRIMSKRGRDSECVLVITGRNRLWVTQ, from the coding sequence ATGGAAGAGTTTTGTGAAGAGGAAGAACCGCCAGGTTCAACGCCCTTCTTAAGGGCTGTAAACCTAGAGAGGAACCTGCGCCTCAAGAAATTTTTTATCAAGTTCGAAGGGGCAAACGCAACAGGTTCGCAGAAAGACAGGATTTCCAAGTTGCATGTGCTCAGGGCTAAGAGGCTGGGATACAGAACTATATCGCTGGCAACCTGTGGAAACTACGGAGCATCTATATCATATTATGCTAAACTCTATGGGTTGAATTCGGTCGTAGCAATGCCGCAGGATTATTCACACGAACGTGCGGGTGAGATTCTCGCAAACGGGTCTGAAGTACTTGAGCTTTCAGGAAAATATGAAGACACTGTATCAGCAATGCGTGACATGGCCAATGACAACGCTTGGTATGACTCGAGCCCAGGGTCCGCTAATTCTGATCTGGATATAATGGGATATGAGAAAATCGCCTACGAGATCGTACAACAGCTGGGGCATTCTCCGAAGTATCTTGCAATTCCGGTAGGAAACGGCACTACGCTGTCTGGCGTATTCAACGGATTTGTAAAAATGTACAACCATGGATCCATAGATTCACTTCCTGCCCTAATAGCTTCAAGCACAGCTAACGGTAACCCGATAGTGTACTCATGGAAAAGGCAGATCAAACGCGTTGTTGACCTTAACCCATCCATACTGAGGGAAAGTTCGGTCAACGAACCGCTTATTTCCTATAAAGCGTTTGACGGCCAGAAGGCACTTAATGCCATATACAGGAGCAAAGGATACGCAGAATACGTCACGGATGAGGAAATGATAAGGTATGCTAGGACGATAGAAATGACAGAGAGTGTCCAGGCTCTCCCCGCTTCAGCTTCGACGCTTGCTGCGGCAGTTCGTATAATGTCTAAGCGTGGCAGAGACAGCGAGTGTGTGTTGGTGATAACCGGACGAAACAGACTATGGGTAACGCAGTAA
- a CDS encoding inorganic diphosphatase — protein sequence MAENGSYWHSVPVGPDPPEVFYTVVETPKGSKNKYEIAKEFPGIVLDRVLHSSVVYPTDYGLIPKTLYYDNDPMDVLLLISQPTFPGTIVASRPIAIMKMLDKGEVDNKILAVAKDDPYYKNVQKLDDLPKHLADEIVEFFTTYKRLENKKTEVTGWGDKAMAVKEILESIDMYNKKYGKK from the coding sequence ATGGCAGAAAACGGAAGTTACTGGCATTCGGTTCCTGTTGGTCCTGACCCACCAGAGGTTTTCTATACCGTAGTGGAAACCCCTAAGGGTTCCAAGAATAAGTACGAGATCGCGAAAGAATTTCCAGGCATTGTTCTGGACCGCGTCCTGCATTCCTCCGTCGTATATCCAACGGACTATGGGCTTATCCCCAAGACGTTATATTACGACAATGATCCAATGGATGTGCTTCTTCTGATATCTCAGCCCACGTTTCCGGGAACTATCGTGGCATCCAGGCCAATTGCGATAATGAAAATGCTGGACAAGGGAGAGGTGGACAATAAGATTCTCGCGGTGGCTAAAGATGATCCTTACTACAAGAATGTGCAGAAGCTCGACGATCTCCCGAAACATCTTGCAGACGAAATCGTAGAATTCTTCACAACCTACAAGAGACTGGAAAATAAGAAGACCGAGGTTACCGGATGGGGAGATAAAGCCATGGCTGTCAAGGAGATACTTGAATCCATTGACATGTACAACAAGAAATACGGTAAGAAGTGA